Genomic DNA from Thiosocius teredinicola:
TTCGCGCATCCGTCGGTCGACCGCACTCGGGTCAAAACGCGCCCACAGGTAACGCAGCATCTGGCCGTCTTGCTCGTCGCTGCGATAGCGGTACTGCTGCACCAGCGACGGGGCGGCCGCAATCACCGCCTGGGCACCGGGCGCCTCGCCGATGTCCAGCCTGCCGCTGACGCGCTGCATGACCTGCAGCAACAGCTGCCCCAATGCGGTGTTCCGCGCCTCGTTGCCCTCGTCGGCGACCGGCATCTCGGCGCTGTACCACTCTTCGGCGGCGATCGCCGAAAGCGGGAGCAAAATCAACAATATGACCGCAACACAATGCTTTACTGAGATTTGCATGGCGCGCAGTGTACCAGCCGAAAGGGCCGGCGAGCGATCTGCATTCGATAACCTGCAGCAAGTGCGCCGGGCCCGGTCGAGGCTGTTTGCGCGGCCCGATCGCGGACCGAGCGTTGGCGCCACATGTGACGTGGTCGACCAGATCGGCACAGGGTAAAATGCGCGTTTTGCAGTTGCAGCGCGGAGCCCCCCCTTGAGCGACCATTCCCCCACCCCGCCGAACGACGGTCTCAGCTACGCCCAGGCGGGTGTCGATATCGACGCCGGCAATGCGCTGGTCGAGCGCATCAAGCCGATCGTCAAGAACACCTTCAGACCGGGGGTACTTTCGAGTATCGGCGGATTCGGCGCGCTGTTCGAACTGCCGGTCGACCGCTACAAGGAACCGGTGCTGGTCTCGGGCACCGACGGCGTCGGCACCAAGCTCAAACTGGCTATGCAGTTGGGCAAGCACGACACGATCGGCATCGACCTGGTGGCGATGTGCGTCAACGACATCGTTGTGGCCGGTGCCGAACCACTGTTCTTCCTCGACTACTACGCCACCGGCAAACTGGACGTGGATACCGCAGCCGATGTGGTCAGCGGTATCGCGCGCGGCTGCGAGCAGGCCGGTTGTGCGCTGACCGGCGGCGAGACGGCCGAGATGCCGGGGATGTACGCCGAAGGCGACTACGACCTGGCGGGCTTCGCGGTCGGCATCGTCGAAAAATCACGCATCCTGCAACCCGATCGCGTCGCGGTCGGCGATGCGCTGCTGGGCCTGGCATCCTCGGGGCCGCACTCCAACGGCTATTCGTTGATCCGCAAGGTGATCGAAGTCAGCGGCGCCGATCTCAATGAGACGCTGGACGGCAAACCGCTCGGCGAAGCCCTGCTGGCTCCCACCCGCATCTATGTGAAAGCGCTGCTCGCGCTGCTGGCCAAGGTCGACGTACATGCGTTCGCGCATATCACCGGCGGCGGTCTCACTGAGAACCTGCCACGCGTGTTGCCGACCCACAGCTGCGCAATGATCCATCGCGATAGCTGGAAGCTGCCGGCGGTTTTCGAATGGCTGCAGAAGTCAGGCAAAATCGACGATGCCGAGATGCTGCGGACCTTCAACTGCGGAATCGGCATGGTGGTTTGTGTGCCCGAGGCGTCGGTAGAGAAAGCCGTGGGCATCCTCGAGGAGCAAGGCGAAACGGTGTTCCGCATCGGTGAAATCACCCGTTGTGACTGCGAGACGCCCTGCGTTCGCTACAGGGGCGCCTCCAACAACTCATGACCCAAGCCGATGGTAAGTTACCCATCGTCGTATTGATCTCGGGCAACGGCAGTAACCTGCAGGCGTTGATCGACGCCGCGCAGCAGGATGGCCGTTTCGTGATCCGCGGCGTGATCAGCAACCGCAGCGACGCCGCCGGGCTGGCACGCGCGAACGATGCGCACATCCCGACCCGGGTCATCGAACATACGCAGTTCGCCGACCGCGCGGCGTTCGACGAGGCCCTGGCCAGGGAAATCGACAGCTTCGAACCCGGTCTGGTCGTGCTGGCGGGCTTTATGCGCATCCTGACGTCAGACTTCGTCAATCACTATGCCGGACGCATGATCAACATCCACCCGTCTTTGTTGCCGGCATTTCAGGGGCTGCATACCCATCGGCGTGCGCTCGAGGCCGGGGTCAGCGAGCATGGCGCCAGCGTGCATTTCGTCACCGACGAACTCGATGGCGGCCCGGTTGTCGCGCAGGTTCGCGTCGCTGTGCGGGCGGACGATAGCGAATCGGTGCTGGCCGAACGCGTGCTGCAACGCGAACACGAGCTGTTGCCGCAGGTGGTCAACTGGTTCGCCGAGGGTA
This window encodes:
- the purN gene encoding phosphoribosylglycinamide formyltransferase — its product is MTQADGKLPIVVLISGNGSNLQALIDAAQQDGRFVIRGVISNRSDAAGLARANDAHIPTRVIEHTQFADRAAFDEALAREIDSFEPGLVVLAGFMRILTSDFVNHYAGRMINIHPSLLPAFQGLHTHRRALEAGVSEHGASVHFVTDELDGGPVVAQVRVAVRADDSESVLAERVLQREHELLPQVVNWFAEGTLQLRDHTVWLHGSPITAPVQC
- the purM gene encoding phosphoribosylformylglycinamidine cyclo-ligase — encoded protein: MSDHSPTPPNDGLSYAQAGVDIDAGNALVERIKPIVKNTFRPGVLSSIGGFGALFELPVDRYKEPVLVSGTDGVGTKLKLAMQLGKHDTIGIDLVAMCVNDIVVAGAEPLFFLDYYATGKLDVDTAADVVSGIARGCEQAGCALTGGETAEMPGMYAEGDYDLAGFAVGIVEKSRILQPDRVAVGDALLGLASSGPHSNGYSLIRKVIEVSGADLNETLDGKPLGEALLAPTRIYVKALLALLAKVDVHAFAHITGGGLTENLPRVLPTHSCAMIHRDSWKLPAVFEWLQKSGKIDDAEMLRTFNCGIGMVVCVPEASVEKAVGILEEQGETVFRIGEITRCDCETPCVRYRGASNNS